The following proteins are encoded in a genomic region of Candidatus Omnitrophota bacterium:
- a CDS encoding cation:proton antiporter: MIFSLGLILLLGFIAAKFIHRIKVPAVTAYLVLGIIIGPSALNLISKEMLNSSGLISNVVLGFIAFSIGRNFVKDNLRRVGRPVLWISIMGAVCPWLLVTFGLCIFLKLPVYVTLLFGAISSATAPAATAMVVREYKAKGSFTDVLLGVVAIDDAWCLVIFAVSLAASKALAAGITGNAIFISVLFHPLLEIFGSFLLGGVLSILLSYFSRYARTNEELLIYTLGFIFLAIGLSLYFQFSVLLSCMCLAALLVNVNKLSFKFFDVLKTIDSPFYLLFFVLVGANLDIKLLNTLGLLGFFYLIIRSISKIGGAYLGGCISRSSDSMKKYLGLSLLPQAGVALGVALIAKENFPQAGEIIFSTIVATTVVYELVGPVFTKFSLRKAGDIS, from the coding sequence ATGATATTTAGTCTCGGGCTTATTCTTTTACTGGGTTTTATCGCGGCAAAGTTTATACATCGTATTAAGGTGCCGGCGGTAACCGCTTATTTGGTATTGGGTATTATTATCGGGCCGTCTGCTTTAAATTTGATCTCTAAAGAAATGCTGAATTCGTCCGGTCTGATCTCTAATGTTGTTTTGGGATTTATTGCTTTTAGCATCGGACGAAATTTTGTTAAAGACAATCTTCGTAGAGTCGGCCGGCCGGTTCTCTGGATTTCTATCATGGGAGCTGTTTGTCCGTGGCTTTTGGTTACTTTTGGCCTTTGTATTTTTTTAAAACTTCCTGTTTATGTAACTTTGCTTTTTGGAGCTATCTCTTCAGCTACAGCACCGGCAGCTACAGCCATGGTGGTGAGAGAATATAAGGCAAAAGGTTCTTTTACTGATGTTCTGCTAGGAGTAGTAGCCATTGACGATGCCTGGTGCCTGGTTATATTTGCTGTATCCCTGGCTGCTTCCAAGGCCCTTGCCGCCGGTATAACGGGGAACGCCATTTTTATTAGCGTGCTTTTCCATCCTTTGTTGGAAATTTTCGGCTCCTTTTTGTTAGGAGGCGTCCTTAGCATATTGCTTTCCTATTTTTCCCGTTATGCCAGGACTAATGAAGAGTTGCTCATTTATACGTTAGGTTTTATATTTTTAGCTATTGGCCTGTCTTTATATTTTCAATTTTCAGTGCTTTTGTCCTGTATGTGCCTGGCGGCTTTATTGGTTAATGTCAATAAGCTAAGCTTTAAATTTTTTGATGTTTTAAAGACCATAGATTCTCCGTTTTATTTACTCTTTTTTGTTCTGGTCGGGGCGAATTTAGACATAAAACTTCTTAACACGCTGGGATTATTGGGGTTTTTTTATCTGATCATTCGCAGTATTAGTAAGATTGGCGGGGCCTATTTAGGAGGTTGTATTTCCCGGTCTTCCGACAGCATGAAAAAATACCTCGGTCTTAGCCTGCTTCCTCAGGCCGGTGTTGCTTTAGGTGTTGCCTTGATTGCTAAAGAGAATTTTCCTCAAGCAGGTGAAATAATATTTTCCACGATTGTAGCTACCACGGTTGTCTATGAGCTTGTCGGGCCGGTCTTTACTAAATTCTCTCTGCGAAAAGCGGGTGATATTTCGTAA